A DNA window from Brassica napus cultivar Da-Ae chromosome A4, Da-Ae, whole genome shotgun sequence contains the following coding sequences:
- the LOC106366968 gene encoding serpin-ZX-like — MDLQTSVGKQNEIVLNFAKHVIATTDAKTSNLVFSPASINVILSFFAAKSGGSTANHILSLLQASSITELNAVSSKVITDVLADSTATGGPTISVANGVWMDKSLPVEPCFTSLVENTYKANFNQVDFRTKADEVVEEVNAWVENQTRGLITDLLSFASPETDLIFANALFFHGRWDEEFNPSLTKDSDFHRLDGTKLCVPFMSAKASYKHRLEVYQGFKVLHLPYKGGSNYLEDNRFSMQICLPDDKDGLHEMLECLSSCRGFLNGYIPGQCVSIGEVKIPKFKFGFDFDVSKALKGLGLETPLEKIVHKACIEVDEVGTKAAAATAVSFLCGILSPPKKYDFVADHPFLFLVKEHRSGLVLFLGQVLDPSMH, encoded by the exons ATGGACCTGCAAACATCAGTAGGGAAGCAAAACGAGATCGTTCTCAATTTTGCTAAGCATGTTATCGCCACCACCGACGCTAAAACCTCCAACCTCGTGTTTTCGCCTGCGTCAATCAATGTCATCCTCAGTTTCTTCGCCGCCAAGTCAGGCGGATCCACTGCAAATCATATTCTCTCTTTACTGCAAGCTTCTTCTATTACTGAGCTTAATGCCGTCTCTTCCAAGGTCATAACTGACGTCCTAGCCGATAGCACCGCAACTGGCGGTCCAACGATCTCGGTGGCTAACGGCGTCTGGATGGACAAGTCTCTCCCTGTAGAGCCTTGTTTCACAAGTCTCGTAGAGAATACGTACAAGGCTAATTTCAACCAAGTTGATTTTCGCACAAAG GCTGATGAAGTGGTTGAAGAAGTAAATGCATGGGTCGAGAATCAGACAAGAGGACTCATCACTGATCTCCTAAGCTTTGCTTCTCCAGAGACTGATCTCATATTTGCTAATGCTCTCTTCTTCCATGGAAGATGGGATGAAGAATTTAATCCATCGCTAACTAAAGACTCAGACTTTCACCGTCTTGATGGAACCAAACTATGCGTGCCTTTCATGTCCGCAAAAGCCTCTTACAAACACCGTCTTGAAGTCTACCAAGGTTTCAAAGTCCTTCATTTACCATACAAAGGAGGAAGCAATTATTTAGAAGACAATCGTTTCTCGATGCAAATCTGTTTGCCTGATGACAAAGATGGGTTGCATGAAATGCTGGAGTGCCTATCTTCTTGTCGTGGTTTCTTGAATGGCTATATTCCTGGCCAGTGTGTAAGTATTGGAGAAGTCAAGATTCCAAAGTTTAAATTCGGTTTTGATTTCGATGTCTCAAAGGCTCTCAAGGGTTTAGGCTTGGAGACGCCGCTGGAGAAGATTGTCCACAAGGCTTGCATTGAGGTCGATGAAGTGGGAACGAAAGCTGCAGCTGCTACCGCTGTATCTTTTCTTTGCGGTATTTTAAGTCCGCCAAAAAAGTACGACTTTGTGGCTGACCATCCGTTTCTCTTCCTTGTCAAAGAGCACAGAAGCGGCCTGGTTCTGTTCCTTGGTCAAGTTCTTGATCCTTCTATGCATTAA